In Bythopirellula goksoeyrii, a single window of DNA contains:
- a CDS encoding pyridoxal-phosphate dependent enzyme, with protein MQVNKKVLERTIERFRERRILLPTFAQMRDPTKIPEKITSRLREVGLWDVDPANLFRITWKNEPVDKGGLFNEGNWVEFPSALTGVDTRIIGLVGKYFPTGAHKVGAAYGCLIPRVVSGEFDPTKQKAVWPSTGNYCRGGAFDSALLGCTAVAILPEGMSRERFEWLKEIGAEVIATPGCESNVKEIYDKCWEIRRTRPDCVIFNQFEEFGNACWHYHVTAAAIQEVFERVANGGRLAGYVSATGSAGTIAAGDMLRTLHPEMRVVATEAQQCPTLYQFGFGGHRIEGIGDKHVPWIHNVRNTDMIAAIDDQQCMSLMRLFNEDAGQQVLQKDLSGDFIEKLPQVGISGICNLVAAIKTAKHFDMTGKDVIFTCLTDSAGLYSSRLEELTEECGAYTAERAALDRERYLEGIATDYVRELTYQDRKALHNFKYFTWVEQQGRSAEELRELWDPEFWQKTFEQATEWDRQIEDFNRQTGVLELL; from the coding sequence ATGCAAGTCAATAAAAAAGTATTAGAGCGGACGATCGAACGGTTTCGGGAGCGGCGGATTTTGTTGCCGACGTTTGCCCAGATGCGTGATCCGACGAAGATTCCTGAGAAGATCACCAGCCGACTCCGCGAAGTGGGTCTGTGGGACGTCGATCCTGCGAACTTGTTTCGAATTACTTGGAAGAACGAACCGGTCGACAAGGGAGGACTCTTCAATGAAGGGAACTGGGTCGAGTTTCCTTCGGCTTTGACTGGCGTCGACACGCGGATCATTGGGTTGGTGGGGAAGTATTTTCCTACCGGAGCGCACAAAGTGGGGGCGGCCTATGGGTGCTTAATTCCCCGCGTTGTCAGCGGAGAGTTTGATCCGACAAAGCAAAAGGCGGTCTGGCCCAGCACGGGGAATTATTGTCGCGGCGGGGCATTTGATTCGGCGTTGTTGGGCTGCACGGCCGTGGCGATTCTGCCCGAGGGGATGAGCCGCGAACGGTTTGAGTGGCTCAAGGAGATTGGGGCCGAGGTGATCGCCACGCCGGGTTGTGAATCGAACGTGAAGGAAATCTATGACAAGTGCTGGGAGATTCGCCGCACACGGCCCGACTGCGTGATCTTCAATCAGTTCGAGGAATTTGGCAACGCCTGTTGGCATTATCATGTGACAGCTGCGGCGATTCAGGAAGTGTTTGAGCGGGTTGCCAATGGGGGGCGTCTGGCGGGCTATGTGTCTGCCACAGGGAGCGCGGGTACAATTGCCGCCGGGGATATGCTTCGTACGCTTCATCCGGAGATGCGGGTGGTGGCGACCGAGGCCCAGCAATGTCCGACGCTCTACCAGTTTGGGTTCGGAGGACATCGCATCGAGGGAATCGGCGACAAGCACGTGCCGTGGATTCACAATGTTCGCAACACCGACATGATCGCCGCGATTGACGATCAGCAGTGCATGTCGCTCATGCGGTTGTTCAATGAAGATGCGGGCCAACAGGTCTTACAAAAAGACCTATCAGGGGACTTCATCGAGAAATTACCACAAGTCGGCATTTCGGGGATTTGTAATCTGGTGGCTGCGATCAAGACTGCCAAGCACTTTGACATGACAGGCAAAGACGTCATCTTTACGTGCTTGACTGACTCGGCAGGGCTGTACTCAAGTCGACTTGAGGAACTCACCGAAGAGTGTGGTGCCTACACGGCAGAGCGGGCTGCTTTGGATCGTGAGCGGTATCTTGAAGGGATAGCGACCGACTATGTTCGTGAATTGACTTATCAGGATCGCAAGGCATTGCACAACTTTAAGTATTTCACTTGGGTCGAGCAGCAGGGGCGTAGTGCCGAGGAACTCCGTGAGTTGTGGGATCCCGAGTTTTGGCAGAAGACTTTCGAGCAGGCGACGGAGTGGGATCGTCAGATCGAAGATTTCAATCGGCAAACGGGTGTGCTGGAGTTGCTCTAA
- the thrC gene encoding threonine synthase: MIEKLVCVNCGAEYFPQSADAPNVWMTCPTCGPAEGILDFRYDLEAVRDSWLDKPLSKREHNHWRYAELLPLKETSLRTDWQVGWTPIVDAERLATELDLERVLLKDEGRNPSASFKDRASSVGVAHAMEVGANAIACASTGNAATSLACHAALAGIEANIFVPHTAPEPKLAQLLVFGARVFSVEGSYDQAYQLCSSACEQFGWYNRNCAINPVLVEGKKTAGLEIAEQVAAYGGVPDWVAVSIGDGCTIAGIWKGLSEMHALGMIDRLPRLLGVQAKEVAPIPYALEHGVLPEPGEGTTMADSIDVQVPRNWRKAVNALDSAHGRVVCVSDEQILAAIRLAGRHGVFAEPAAAAALAGVVEAVDAKIIEPHESVLVMITGSGLKDIRSSIRAGGEPLSIKPDLTSVEAAVENAM; the protein is encoded by the coding sequence ATGATTGAAAAGTTGGTTTGCGTAAATTGCGGTGCTGAGTACTTTCCGCAGTCTGCGGATGCGCCAAATGTCTGGATGACATGCCCCACGTGTGGACCGGCAGAAGGAATCCTGGATTTTCGCTACGATCTAGAAGCGGTGCGCGACTCTTGGCTCGATAAGCCACTCTCGAAGCGTGAGCACAACCATTGGCGCTATGCGGAGTTGTTGCCGCTGAAAGAAACTTCATTGCGGACGGATTGGCAAGTTGGATGGACGCCGATTGTTGATGCCGAGCGACTGGCCACAGAACTTGATTTGGAACGTGTGCTCTTGAAGGACGAAGGGCGCAATCCGTCGGCATCGTTCAAGGATCGGGCAAGTTCGGTAGGCGTGGCCCATGCAATGGAAGTTGGTGCGAATGCGATCGCCTGTGCGTCAACAGGCAACGCCGCCACGAGCCTGGCTTGTCATGCGGCATTGGCCGGGATCGAGGCGAACATCTTTGTCCCTCATACAGCTCCCGAGCCGAAGCTCGCGCAGCTCTTGGTCTTCGGGGCGAGAGTGTTCTCTGTCGAGGGGTCCTACGATCAGGCGTACCAGCTTTGCTCCTCAGCTTGCGAGCAATTTGGTTGGTACAATCGCAACTGCGCGATTAACCCTGTGTTGGTGGAAGGGAAAAAGACAGCCGGGCTTGAGATCGCCGAGCAAGTGGCCGCGTATGGTGGCGTGCCGGATTGGGTGGCGGTGAGCATAGGTGATGGCTGCACGATTGCTGGCATTTGGAAAGGACTCTCCGAAATGCATGCACTGGGAATGATCGACCGTTTGCCTCGCTTGTTAGGTGTGCAAGCCAAAGAGGTTGCCCCGATTCCTTATGCTTTGGAGCATGGTGTTCTTCCCGAGCCTGGTGAAGGGACGACCATGGCTGACAGCATCGATGTGCAAGTGCCGCGGAACTGGCGTAAAGCGGTCAATGCACTCGACTCTGCGCACGGGCGCGTAGTTTGCGTAAGCGACGAACAGATTTTGGCGGCTATTCGGCTTGCAGGTCGGCACGGAGTGTTTGCCGAACCGGCGGCCGCGGCGGCATTGGCAGGAGTGGTCGAGGCGGTCGATGCTAAAATCATTGAACCCCATGAGTCAGTGCTAGTGATGATTACTGGGAGCGGACTGAAAGACATCCGCAGTTCGATTCGGGCTGGAGGAGAACCTCTGAGTATCAAACCCGACCTGACCTCGGTCGAAGCGGCGGTGGAAAATGCAATGTAG
- a CDS encoding PEP-CTERM sorting domain-containing protein yields the protein MFRSFLVPLIAFATLNVCLKCYGQTIWTGPNITFSKASGADPMSAANQDRITDNVWLTRDSSRGIYNIAAEDFYTNSLSPADTEWAFPFNNPLAQPTDLTATNWAALVFEDWETANGGAPSGPPDTVDQPAVLHLISDNIYLNIMFTEWGGAGGGPFTYERSTAIPEPASLGLIGVAIVAVLGMRAKRT from the coding sequence ATGTTTCGAAGTTTTTTAGTTCCATTGATTGCCTTTGCCACTCTAAACGTCTGTTTGAAATGCTATGGACAAACGATTTGGACCGGTCCCAATATCACGTTTTCCAAAGCATCAGGAGCGGACCCCATGTCGGCAGCCAATCAAGATCGCATTACAGACAATGTCTGGCTCACACGAGACAGCAGCCGGGGAATCTATAATATTGCGGCGGAAGATTTTTACACAAACAGTTTGAGTCCCGCTGATACAGAATGGGCATTCCCATTCAACAATCCACTTGCTCAACCCACTGATTTGACGGCAACTAACTGGGCGGCACTAGTTTTTGAGGATTGGGAAACAGCAAACGGTGGTGCTCCGAGCGGCCCGCCGGACACAGTAGACCAACCGGCAGTTCTGCATTTGATCAGCGACAATATCTACCTCAATATCATGTTTACTGAATGGGGTGGCGCGGGCGGCGGCCCATTTACTTACGAAAGATCGACAGCCATTCCTGAGCCCGCAAGTCTGGGCTTGATTGGAGTGGCAATTGTGGCAGTGCTAGGAATGAGAGCGAAGAGGACCTGA
- a CDS encoding amidohydrolase family protein, whose product MSTLFRDAMLVELDPPMVRQGDLRVSDGRIASVGRNLTLQQDDEIVDCGGAVLMPGLVNGHTHLYSSLAAGMPAPPRQPTNFLEILELIWWRLDRAHNFKSVTASGTVGALAALRCGTTTLVDHHASPNCIAGSLSALEAGIASVGCRGVLCYEVTDRNRDTEAREGLDETSRYARELSSRKNHRFSVLVGAHASFTLEEESFVGCVRLARELDTGVHIHIAEDPCDERITQEKFGCGLMERFERVGLLEIPGTIFGHGTHLSAEEFTRLGEHKDYLHLAHNPSSNMNNGVGYTPVVSATMPVVLGTDGIGADMWREARVAEFKSHDAQLSLPFGKSLGFLAESARLASRALGITLGSLGVGAAADLVLTGYRPATPLTTDNLAGHFLYALGPEFVRDVMIDGRWCLRGGEVVSCDERALRADAAAQAGELWSRM is encoded by the coding sequence ATGTCGACGCTTTTTCGCGACGCGATGCTGGTCGAGCTCGATCCACCGATGGTTCGACAGGGGGATCTGCGCGTATCCGATGGCCGGATTGCGTCCGTGGGGCGGAATCTCACATTGCAACAGGACGATGAGATTGTCGATTGCGGAGGTGCCGTGTTGATGCCGGGGCTTGTGAATGGGCACACACATCTCTATTCATCTCTTGCTGCTGGCATGCCAGCGCCCCCACGGCAGCCGACCAACTTTCTGGAGATACTAGAACTCATCTGGTGGCGGCTTGATCGGGCACATAACTTCAAGAGCGTCACCGCTAGCGGCACCGTGGGAGCACTGGCCGCTCTACGTTGCGGCACGACGACGCTCGTCGATCACCATGCTTCCCCCAACTGCATCGCGGGGAGTCTCTCCGCACTGGAGGCGGGAATTGCTTCAGTGGGTTGTCGGGGTGTGTTGTGCTATGAAGTGACCGACCGCAACCGAGACACCGAAGCCCGTGAAGGATTGGATGAGACGTCTCGGTATGCAAGGGAATTGAGCAGTAGGAAAAATCATCGATTCTCTGTTCTGGTGGGGGCACATGCCAGTTTTACTTTAGAAGAGGAATCATTCGTCGGTTGTGTTCGGCTGGCTCGCGAGTTGGATACCGGGGTGCATATCCACATCGCTGAAGATCCCTGTGATGAACGGATTACCCAGGAGAAATTTGGTTGCGGATTGATGGAGCGGTTCGAGCGGGTGGGGCTCCTTGAGATTCCTGGTACTATCTTTGGGCACGGTACGCATTTGTCGGCGGAGGAATTTACGAGATTGGGGGAGCATAAAGACTATTTGCATTTAGCTCACAATCCTAGTTCGAATATGAACAATGGAGTCGGATATACGCCAGTCGTTTCAGCGACAATGCCGGTAGTGTTGGGGACCGATGGCATCGGGGCGGATATGTGGCGAGAAGCACGCGTGGCGGAATTTAAGAGTCACGATGCTCAGTTGTCTTTGCCATTCGGTAAGTCGCTAGGCTTTCTGGCGGAATCGGCACGGTTGGCCTCTCGGGCCTTGGGAATCACCCTGGGAAGTTTAGGTGTGGGCGCCGCGGCCGATCTGGTACTCACTGGTTATCGCCCAGCTACTCCGCTGACGACCGACAATCTGGCAGGACATTTTCTCTATGCACTGGGGCCAGAATTCGTCCGCGATGTCATGATCGATGGGCGCTGGTGTTTGCGAGGGGGGGAGGTCGTTTCGTGCGACGAACGAGCTCTTCGTGCTGATGCAGCCGCTCAGGCAGGCGAATTATGGTCGCGAATGTGA